In Coffea eugenioides isolate CCC68of unplaced genomic scaffold, Ceug_1.0 ScVebR1_2945;HRSCAF=4070, whole genome shotgun sequence, one genomic interval encodes:
- the LOC113757311 gene encoding uncharacterized protein LOC113757311 — MWHDGTGNPKTHLKMFANKLGKSVDDENLPMRLFPKSLEGDALDWYSNLKSREVKTWLDLSTAFVKQYEFNCELAPTRTTLEGTKRKPSEDHKTYAKRWRKLAAKVEPPMIEEEIVRTFIKAHDPPYFEEIFRMTGSPFAAIINKLEEYDKFVKAWKIVNVSALKLQLDALQNQNSNGKKPPFKKKEGDTAFIWDQGPSFRPRNHPTYSFSYPYYTNPQPVYHTTTQFHHSRPNHLNTSPLPPTPQPVFQNHSRPIYHSRPTLQNNNPSQNPLQTSGIQTRKQFRTFTNLGRPIDQLYEQLKAVGKIGTVPPKIYPRGPPAGYDPHAICAYHSGSPGHITGNCWALKHKIQDMIDSGDILLRRKGEQGPNVSKNPLPEHGSTVGVIIADEDFVDPSQYIVDETEVFGVMETDHAEMRKLLSVEESITKDSAEEKLKSFVFEKEESLMVEGGPSEIDNSEVPFILDLPSFEWDISEPAILEFPEQMPVNNLQEVPWNYEEPSLLIGGKDCLKEDISTITRSRKIVGNSDIDVQSKAKVKSPTPKPRVSENEVNLLLTSELHGEALLKILNEDQVPKDIPVDKFYNIVGNVLAANHITFFDDDLTAEGIGHNRALYISVRCNGKLLPRVLVDNGSALNICPWNTLTKLGFLDIKLRPSATVVRGFDGSRRESMGEADLVLEIGPAQFQVTCQVMDFSSIYNILLGRPWIHASNSVPSSLHQMLRFIVNDQLITVFAEDDCTMIIDAKFKGKDRKGTPISSHHVADIVSVGWASRDKSLTQSDLPEGSIMMVREMIRGGYEIGKGLGREL, encoded by the exons ATGTGGCATGATGGAACTGGAAATCCAAAGACGCACCTCAAgatgtttgccaacaagttaggTAAATCTGTGGATGATGAGAATTTGCCTATGCGTCTATTTCCGAAAAGTTTGGAGGGAGATGCTCTAGATTGgtattcaaatttgaagtctaGAGAAGTCAAGACCTGGTTGGATCTATCAACTGCTTTTGTGAAGCAGTATGAATTTAACTGTGAGTTGGCGCCAACACGAACCACACTGGAGGGTACGAAAAGAAAGCCGTCGGAAGATCACAAGACCTACGCAAAACGGTGGAGAAAGTTAGCTGCCAAAGTGGAGCCTCCTATGATTGAGGAGGAGATTGTTCGCACTTTCATCAAGGCCCACGATCCACCTTATTTTGAAGAGATCTTCCGCATGACTGGAAGTCCATTTGCTGCTATCATTAACAAATTGGAGGAGTATGATAAATTTGTCAAAGCatggaagattgttaatgtgtctgcatTAAAGTTGCAATTGGATGCTCTACAAAATCAAAACAGCAATGGGAAAAAGCCCccattcaagaagaaagaaggtgATACTGCTTTTATATGGGATCAAGGCCCGTCTTTCAGACCCAGAAATCATCCCACCTATTCTTTTTCTTACCCGTATTACACCAATCCCCAACCAGTATACCACACTACTACCCAATTCCATCATTCCCGACCAAATCATTTGAATACCTCGCCCTTACCTCCAACTCCACAACCTGTCTTTCAAAATCACTCTCGTCCCATTTATCATTCCAGACCAACCCTGCAAAACAATAACCCTTCTCAAAATCCTTTGCAAACCAGTGGAATTCAAACTCGGAAGCAATTTCGAACCTTCACCAACTTGGGCCGACCTATTGATCAGTTGTATGAGCAATTAAAAGCAGTTGGAAAAATTGGCACTGTTCCTCCCAAAATCTATCCCAGAGGTCCTCCTGCCGGTTATGATCCGCATGCAatctgtgcttatcattctggaaGTCCAGGTCATATCACTGGCAATTGTTGGGCTTTAAAACATAAGATTCAGGACATGATTGACTCTGGAGATATTCTTCTCAGAAGAAAGGGAGAGCAGGGACCGAATGTTAGTAAGAATCCTCTACCTGAGCATGGGAGCACTGTGGGGGTTATCATCGCTGATGAAGATTTTGTCGACCCCAGTCAGTACATTGTAGATGAAACTGAAGTATTTGGCGTGATGGAGACTGACCATGCGGAGATGAGGAAACTACTGTCTGTTGAAGAGTCCATAACTAAGGATAGTGCTGAAGAAAAGTTAAAATCTTTTGTGTTTGAGAAAGAGGAATCGCTTATGGTAGAAGGAGGGCCTTCCGAGATTGACAATTCTGAGgttccttttattttggatcTTCCATCTTTTGAATGGGATATATCAGAGCCTGCCATTCTCGAATTTCCAGAACAAATGCCTGTCAATAACTTGCAAGAGGTACCATGGAACTACGAGGAGCCCAGTCTGTTAATTGGAGGTAAAGATTGCTTGAAGGAAGATATATCTACTATTACTAGATCTAGAAAAATTGTGGGAAACTCCGATATTGATGTTCAATCCAAGGCCAAGGTTAAATCTCCGACACCCAAGCCTCGTGTGTCTGAAAATGAAGTT AATCTTCTCTTGACTTCCGAGCTGCACGGAGAAGCATTGCTCAAAATTCTGAACGAAGATCAAGTCCCTAAAGATATTCCGGTGGATAAATTTTATAACATTGTGGGGAATGTACTTGCTGCTAATCATATTACCTTTTTCGATGATGATCTGACTGCAGAAGGGATCGGACATAACAGAGCTTTGTATATATCGGTCCGTTGCAATGGAAAGCTGTTGCCGAGGGTTTTAGTGGATAATGGGTCAGCGTTGAATATCTGTCCATGGAACACTCTCACCAAGCTTGGATTTCTTGATATTAAACTCCGTCCATCTGCAACTGTGGTTCGAGGATTTGATGGTTCAAGGAGGGAATCTATGGGTGAAGCAGATCTGGTATTGGAGATAGGCcctgctcaattccaagttacTTGCCAAGTCATGGACTTCTCCAGTATTTACAACATTTTACTTGGAAGACCTTGGATACATGCTTCCAATTCAGTGCCATCTTCTCTGCATCAAATGTTGAGATTTATTGTGAATGATCAGCTCATTACTGTATTTGCTGAGGATGACTGTACcatgatcattgatgcaaaattCAAAGGTAAAGACAGAAAAGGGACTCCAATTTCATCTCATCATGTTGCTGACATAGTCTCTGTAGGATGGGCATCTAGGGATAAGTCGTTGACTCAATCAGATTTGCCAGAGGGCAGTATTATGATGGTGAGAGAGATGATCCGAGGCGGATATGAAATAGGAAAAGGTCTTGGGCGAGAATTGTAA